In Montipora foliosa isolate CH-2021 chromosome 13, ASM3666993v2, whole genome shotgun sequence, one DNA window encodes the following:
- the LOC137984025 gene encoding NLR family CARD domain-containing protein 4-like, translating into MSKEQGQKPVKDVLRDVVLEVYQGKKKKRERSDADQAAAGTSTHSDQEQDAFGPVADLIDVIRQLYKSREGWLAPFPWCEEFRFHLVNIFTRLKMVSRKKERGVKTDSIVNMLEIFKPHEECSQPKKVLIEGQPGMGKTTYCNKVAYDWAKKCKVEDSFPDVQVLLLLKCRDINSKLWEAIDDQLLPRDIEEKQKEKFFKFVQNYQSKVLLVLDGLDELPSHYLPVYKELIQGRMLPKCYLLVTARHEAGMKVRECCDTLLEVEGFTKDAAEGFIRRYFKTNEHLAKKLMDKLDTDASLRGVTANPLNTALLCLLCEDFQGDFPKARTLLYLEIVECVLRRYRKKKELPEIDEDLTQLYHAELKHLGCIALNGLLKDGLYFDETAFRNCTSNLIPELGFLSVQPGRSKRRPSRCYGFLHKSFQEFFAAFYLSCQLVDEEISPVGLVADTRYFKEFQQVLMFTCGILAQRCEAKAMALMASIASQINQVTEQKKSGDYLCTALY; encoded by the coding sequence ATGCTTTTGGGCCAGTGGCTGACCTTATCGACGTTATTCGACAACTGTACAAAAGCCGTGAAGGATGGCTTGCGCCATTCCCGTGGTGCGAAGAGTTTAGATTCCATCTTGTCAACATTTTTACCAGGCTTAAAATGGTCAGCAGGAAAAAAGAACGAGGAGTAAAGACTGACTCTATTGTCAACATGTTGGAAATCTTCAAACCACATGAGGAATGTTCACAACCCAAAAAAGTTTTGATTGAAGGACAGCCAGGCATGGGAAAGACAACCTATTGTAACAAGGTTGCTTACGACTGGGCCAAGAAATGTAAAGTTGAAGATTCGTTTCCTGATGTCCAAgtgttgctgttgttgaaaTGTAGAGACATTAACTCTAAGTTATGGGAGGCTATTGATGACCAGCTTTTACCGCGAGACATCGAGGAGAAACAAAAGGAGAAGTTTTTCAAGTTCGTTCAGAACTATCAGTCAAAGGTTTTACTGGTACTTGACGGATTGGATGAGTTGCCAAGCCATTATTTACCCGTCTATAAAGAACTCATTCAAGGGAGAATGCTCCCAAAATGTTACTTATTGGTTACAGCTCGCCACGAAGCTGGGATGAAAGTACGGGAATGCTGTGACACCCTGCTAGAGGTCGAAGGATTTACCAAAGACGCTGCTGAGGGTTTTATAAGAAGATATTTTAAAACCAATGAGCATCTGGCGAAAAAGCTCATGGACAAGCTGGACACAGACGCAAGCCTTAGGGGAGTAACTGCAAATCCATTAAATACAGCACTTCTTTGCCTTCTTTGCGAAGACTTCCAAGGAGATTTTCCGAAAGCTAGAACCCTGCTTTACCTCGAAATAGTGGAATGTGTGCTGAGAAGATataggaaaaagaaagaattacCAGAAATAGACGAAGACCTAACACAATTATACCATGCTGAATTAAAGCATCTTGGTTGTATAGCGTTGAATGGCTTGCTCAAGGATGGTCTGTATTTCGACGAGACTGCATTCCGAAATTGTACCAGCAACTTAATACCTGAATTGGGATTTCTGTCAGTTCAGCCTGGACGCAGCAAACGAAGACCGAGCCGGTGCTATGGGTTTCTACACAAGAGCTTTCAGGAGTTCTTCGCTGCATTTTATCTCAGTTGCCAGCTTGTCGATGAGGAAATTAGTCCTGTTGGTTTAGTTGCTGACACAAGATATTTTAAGGAGTTTCAACAGGTTCTCATGTTTACCTGTGGTATCTTGGCTCAACGGTGCGAGGCAAAAGCTATGGCACTTATGGCAAGTATAGCAAGTCAAATCAACCAAGTAACTGAACAGAAAAAAAGTGGTGACTATCTATGCACTGCATTGTATTAA